The following proteins are co-located in the Chloroflexota bacterium genome:
- a CDS encoding HAD family hydrolase encodes MIVRRPVIIAIAYDFDGTLSPGNMQEHGFLPNIGMSPIKFWNEADQLAKKHEADSVLTYMNLMLTKAKEAGVPVGRQDFRDHGKSVKFFEGVKLWFRRINKYGKSAGLKAEHYIISSGLHEMIEGTPIAHEFKKIYASSFKYDANDVAEWPALAINFTTKTQYLFRINKGVLDVYDNKKINEFVPMEERPIPFKRMIFIGDGETDIPCFSLVKSLGGHSIAVYKPKTKGAKAKAESLVRDGRVNFVAPADYSSGSHIDDIVKALIDKIASDCELDFLGKQE; translated from the coding sequence ATGATAGTGCGTAGACCTGTTATTATAGCCATAGCCTATGATTTCGATGGAACCCTCTCACCAGGGAACATGCAAGAGCATGGCTTTCTTCCAAATATCGGCATGTCACCGATCAAGTTCTGGAACGAGGCGGATCAACTCGCCAAGAAACATGAGGCAGACAGCGTTTTGACATATATGAATCTCATGCTAACAAAGGCGAAGGAAGCAGGGGTTCCGGTGGGAAGACAAGATTTCAGGGATCACGGGAAGTCAGTCAAGTTTTTCGAAGGCGTCAAACTCTGGTTCCGGCGCATCAACAAGTACGGAAAGAGCGCAGGACTCAAGGCAGAGCACTACATCATCTCATCTGGACTTCATGAGATGATAGAAGGCACGCCTATCGCTCATGAGTTCAAGAAGATCTATGCTTCATCTTTCAAATATGATGCCAACGATGTAGCTGAATGGCCGGCATTGGCAATCAACTTCACAACAAAAACCCAGTATCTATTTCGCATAAACAAGGGCGTTCTTGACGTCTATGATAATAAGAAGATAAATGAATTCGTACCAATGGAAGAGCGCCCGATTCCATTCAAGCGCATGATCTTCATTGGTGACGGTGAGACGGACATTCCATGTTTCAGCCTGGTTAAGAGCCTGGGTGGACATTCAATAGCTGTCTACAAACCCAAGACCAAAGGTGCTAAAGCAAAGGCAGAGAGTCTGGTCAGAGATGGGCGTGTCAACTTCGTTGCTCCAGCCGATTATTCAAGTGGGAGTCATATTGACGACATTGTTAAGGCGTTGATCGACAAAATAGCAAGTGATTGCGAGCTGGACTTCCTTGGCAAACAGGAATGA